In Pyrus communis chromosome 1, drPyrComm1.1, whole genome shotgun sequence, the following are encoded in one genomic region:
- the LOC137709111 gene encoding histone-lysine N-methyltransferase ASHR1 isoform X3, giving the protein MEELQRALENRGLTVSNLPDKGRSLFTTRDFSPGEVIILQEPYVCVPNNSPAESRCDACFQSSNLKKCSACQVVYYCCSSCQKSEWKLHHLECEALSKLQKERRMAVTPSIRLMLKLYLRTKLQAEKIIPSAAVDNYKLVEALVAHMSEIDEKQLVLYAQMANLVSLILQWPDINIKEIAENFSKLACNAHTICDSELRPLGTGLYPVVSIINHSCLPNSVLLFEGRSAVVRAVQYIPKGAEVLISYIETAGSTMTRQKALKEQYHFTCTCPRCIKVYDDIQESASLEGYRCKDKGCSGFLIRQPDGDGFVCQQCGLVRSKEEIRKIASELKSLSDKAPISTSSCDYQEAISGHKAIETLQKKLYHPFSISLMQTWEKLLKISMELEDWNEALAYCRLTIPVYQRVYLGCHPLLGLQYYTCGKLEWLLGDTENTVKSLTKAVDILRITHGTSTPFMKDLLMRLEEARAEASYKLSSEE; this is encoded by the exons ATGGAAGAATTGCAGAGAGCTCTTGAAAATCGTGGCTTAACCGTTTCGAATCTTCCGGACAAAGGCCGCTCCCTCTTCACCACCAGAGACTTCTCTCCag GGGAAGTGATAATCCTCCAGGAGCCGTACGTTTGCGTGCCGAACAACTCCCCGGCGGAATCCAGGTGCGACGCTTGCTTCCAATCGAGTAATCTCAAGAAATGCTCGGCTTGTCAGGTTGTATACTACTGTTGCAGCTCATGCCAG AAGTCTGAATGGAAGCTGCATCATCTGGAATGTGAAGCTCTCTCGAAGCTTCAGAAGGAGAGACGGATGGCCGTCACGCCGTCGATTCGTCTCATGCTCAAGCTCTACCTCCGTACCAAATTGCAAGCTGAGAAG ATCATTCCTTCTGCTGCTGTGGACAACTATAAGTTGGTGGAGGCGTTAGTTGCTC ACATGTCAGAGATTGATGAGAAGCAGCTGGTGTTGTATGCTCAGATGGCTAACCTTGTCAGCTTGATACTTCAGTGGCCCGATATTAATATAAAGGAGATTGCAGAAAACTTTTCCAAG CTTGCATGCAATGCACACACAATTTGTGACAGTGAATTGAGACCCCTGGGCACTGGGCTATATCCTGTCGTCTCCATTATTAACCACAG CTGCCTGCCCAATTCTGTTTTGTTATTCGAGGGACGATCTGCTGTTGTACGTGCTGTGCAGTATATACCCAAAGGTGCTGAG GTGTTGATAAGTTACATAGAAACTGCTGGAAGCACTATGACTCGGCAGAAGGCACTTAAAGAACAATACCATTTCACTTGTACATGTCCCCGCTGCATTAAAGTG TATGATGATATCCAAGAGAGTGCCAGTCTTGAAGGTTACCGATGCAAGGATAAGGGATGCAGTGGCTTTTTGATTCGCCAACCTG ATGGTGATGGGTTCGTGTGCCAGCAATGTGGACTTGTTAGGAGCAAAGAAGAGATAAGGAAGATAGCAAGTGAACTAAAATCTTTGTCAGACAAGGCTCCTATATCTACATCCTCTTGCG ATTACCAGGAAGCTATATCTGGGCATAAGGCAATTGAGACACTGCAGAAGAAACTGTATCATCCGTTTTCAATCTCTTTGATGCAAACTTGGGAGAAGCTTTTAAAG ATTTCGATGGAGCTGGAAGACTGGAATGAAGCTTTAGCATATTGCAGATTGACCATTCCAGTGTATCAAA GAGTATATCTTGGTTGTCATCCTTTGCTTGGATTGCAATATTATACATGCGGGAAGCTCGAATG GTTACTAGGAGACACGGAGAACACTGTCAAATCCCTGACCAAGGCGGTAGATATACTGCGGATTACTCATGGGACAAGCACACCTTTCATGAAGGACCTATTGATGAGGCTGGAGGAAGCACGCGCTGAAGCTTCTTATAAACTTTCATCAGAAGAGTAG
- the LOC137742224 gene encoding biotin--protein ligase 2-like codes for MSFASTTSLVSTVQSSLRNAVLSKKSNFSLPLPAAAALAMDCDPNCTLVLCGKSPAENEAAKALKNSNALNLPESTEFSIFLQSESEKPVKEDAFGVDSFMSSLSTSRFGRFLLWSPRLPSTHDVVSKNFCELPVGAVCVADVQYKGRGRSKNVWESPEGCLLFSFTLQMEDGRVVPLIQYVVSLAVTEAIKDVCDKNGLPYVDVKIKWPNDLYLNGLKVGGILCTSTYKSKQFNVSAGIGLNVDNEKPTTCLNAFLRELSVTTYKFRSEDVLAAFFNKFEMLYEVFINQGFQSLEEVYYRTWLHSGQRVIVQEKSEDQVVENVVTIQGLTSSGYLLAIGDDNQMCELHPDGNSFDFFKGLVRRKLD; via the exons ATGTCCTTCGCCTCCACCACCTCGCTAGTTTCCACCGTACAAAGCTCACTGAGGAACGCCGTTCTCTCGAAGAAGTCAAATTTCAGTCTCCCTCTACCCGCCGCCGCCGCATTAG cCATGGACTGCGACCCGAATTGTACGCTGGTTTTGTGCGGGAAATCGCCGGCGGAGAATGAAGCTGCCAAGGCGCTGAAGAACAGCAACGCGCTGAACCTCCCCGAGAGCACCGAGTTTTCGATTTTCTTACAATCGGAATCAGAAAAGCCGGTCAAGGAAGACGCTTTTGGAGTCGATTCGTTCATGAGCTCGCTATCTACCAGTCGGTTCGGCAGGTTCCTCCTCTGGTCTCCTCGCCTGCCTTCCACACACGACGTCGTTTCTAA GAATTTCTGTGAGCTGCCAGTCGGTGCTGTTTGTGTAGCTGATGTTCAGTACAAAGGGAGAG GGCGGTCGAAGAATGTGTGGGAATCTCCCGAGGGTTGCCTTCTGTTCTCCTTTACATTGCAAATGGAGGATGGCCGAGTCGTGCCTCTTATACAGTACGTGGTTTCTCTTGCTGTCACGGAGGCGATAAAAGATGTTTGTGATAAAAAT GGCTTGCCATATGTTGATGTTAAAATAAAATGGCCAAATGATCTTTATTTAAATGGCCTAAAAGTGGGAGGTATTTTATGCACCTCAACATATAAGTCGAAGCAGTTCAATGTCTCTGCTG GTATAGGTTTGAACGTTGATAATGAGAAACCAACTACATGTTTGAATGCATTTCTTAGAGAATTGTCGGTTACAACGTACAAATTTAGAAGCGAAGATGTTCTTGCCGCCTTCTTTAACAAATTTGAGATGTTATATGAAGTTTTTATAAATCAAG GATTCCAATCTCTTGAGGAGGTATACTATAGGACTTGGTTACACAG CGGACAGAGAGTTATTGTGCAAGAAAAGAGTGAGGATCAAGTGGTGGAAAATGTGGTCACTATTCAG GGTTTGACCTCATCAGGATATTTGTTAGCTATTGGTGATGACAATCAGATGTGTGAACTTCATCCTGATGGAAATAG TTTTGACTTCTTTAAAGGATTAGTCAGACGAAAACTTGACTGA
- the LOC137709111 gene encoding histone-lysine N-methyltransferase ASHR1 isoform X1, producing MEELQRALENRGLTVSNLPDKGRSLFTTRDFSPGEVIILQEPYVCVPNNSPAESRCDACFQSSNLKKCSACQVVYYCCSSCQKSEWKLHHLECEALSKLQKERRMAVTPSIRLMLKLYLRTKLQAEKIIPSAAVDNYKLVEALVAHMSEIDEKQLVLYAQMANLVSLILQWPDINIKEIAENFSKLACNAHTICDSELRPLGTGLYPVVSIINHSCLPNSVLLFEGRSAVVRAVQYIPKGAEVLISYIETAGSTMTRQKALKEQYHFTCTCPRCIKVGQYDDIQESASLEGYRCKDKGCSGFLIRQPDGDGFVCQQCGLVRSKEEIRKIASELKSLSDKAPISTSSCDYQEAISGHKAIETLQKKLYHPFSISLMQTWEKLLKISMELEDWNEALAYCRLTIPVYQRVYLGCHPLLGLQYYTCGKLEWLLGDTENTVKSLTKAVDILRITHGTSTPFMKDLLMRLEEARAEASYKLSSEE from the exons ATGGAAGAATTGCAGAGAGCTCTTGAAAATCGTGGCTTAACCGTTTCGAATCTTCCGGACAAAGGCCGCTCCCTCTTCACCACCAGAGACTTCTCTCCag GGGAAGTGATAATCCTCCAGGAGCCGTACGTTTGCGTGCCGAACAACTCCCCGGCGGAATCCAGGTGCGACGCTTGCTTCCAATCGAGTAATCTCAAGAAATGCTCGGCTTGTCAGGTTGTATACTACTGTTGCAGCTCATGCCAG AAGTCTGAATGGAAGCTGCATCATCTGGAATGTGAAGCTCTCTCGAAGCTTCAGAAGGAGAGACGGATGGCCGTCACGCCGTCGATTCGTCTCATGCTCAAGCTCTACCTCCGTACCAAATTGCAAGCTGAGAAG ATCATTCCTTCTGCTGCTGTGGACAACTATAAGTTGGTGGAGGCGTTAGTTGCTC ACATGTCAGAGATTGATGAGAAGCAGCTGGTGTTGTATGCTCAGATGGCTAACCTTGTCAGCTTGATACTTCAGTGGCCCGATATTAATATAAAGGAGATTGCAGAAAACTTTTCCAAG CTTGCATGCAATGCACACACAATTTGTGACAGTGAATTGAGACCCCTGGGCACTGGGCTATATCCTGTCGTCTCCATTATTAACCACAG CTGCCTGCCCAATTCTGTTTTGTTATTCGAGGGACGATCTGCTGTTGTACGTGCTGTGCAGTATATACCCAAAGGTGCTGAG GTGTTGATAAGTTACATAGAAACTGCTGGAAGCACTATGACTCGGCAGAAGGCACTTAAAGAACAATACCATTTCACTTGTACATGTCCCCGCTGCATTAAAGTG GGTCAGTATGATGATATCCAAGAGAGTGCCAGTCTTGAAGGTTACCGATGCAAGGATAAGGGATGCAGTGGCTTTTTGATTCGCCAACCTG ATGGTGATGGGTTCGTGTGCCAGCAATGTGGACTTGTTAGGAGCAAAGAAGAGATAAGGAAGATAGCAAGTGAACTAAAATCTTTGTCAGACAAGGCTCCTATATCTACATCCTCTTGCG ATTACCAGGAAGCTATATCTGGGCATAAGGCAATTGAGACACTGCAGAAGAAACTGTATCATCCGTTTTCAATCTCTTTGATGCAAACTTGGGAGAAGCTTTTAAAG ATTTCGATGGAGCTGGAAGACTGGAATGAAGCTTTAGCATATTGCAGATTGACCATTCCAGTGTATCAAA GAGTATATCTTGGTTGTCATCCTTTGCTTGGATTGCAATATTATACATGCGGGAAGCTCGAATG GTTACTAGGAGACACGGAGAACACTGTCAAATCCCTGACCAAGGCGGTAGATATACTGCGGATTACTCATGGGACAAGCACACCTTTCATGAAGGACCTATTGATGAGGCTGGAGGAAGCACGCGCTGAAGCTTCTTATAAACTTTCATCAGAAGAGTAG
- the LOC137709111 gene encoding histone-lysine N-methyltransferase ASHR1 isoform X2 has protein sequence MEELQRALENRGLTVSNLPDKGRSLFTTRDFSPGEVIILQEPYVCVPNNSPAESRCDACFQSSNLKKCSACQVVYYCCSSCQSEWKLHHLECEALSKLQKERRMAVTPSIRLMLKLYLRTKLQAEKIIPSAAVDNYKLVEALVAHMSEIDEKQLVLYAQMANLVSLILQWPDINIKEIAENFSKLACNAHTICDSELRPLGTGLYPVVSIINHSCLPNSVLLFEGRSAVVRAVQYIPKGAEVLISYIETAGSTMTRQKALKEQYHFTCTCPRCIKVGQYDDIQESASLEGYRCKDKGCSGFLIRQPDGDGFVCQQCGLVRSKEEIRKIASELKSLSDKAPISTSSCDYQEAISGHKAIETLQKKLYHPFSISLMQTWEKLLKISMELEDWNEALAYCRLTIPVYQRVYLGCHPLLGLQYYTCGKLEWLLGDTENTVKSLTKAVDILRITHGTSTPFMKDLLMRLEEARAEASYKLSSEE, from the exons ATGGAAGAATTGCAGAGAGCTCTTGAAAATCGTGGCTTAACCGTTTCGAATCTTCCGGACAAAGGCCGCTCCCTCTTCACCACCAGAGACTTCTCTCCag GGGAAGTGATAATCCTCCAGGAGCCGTACGTTTGCGTGCCGAACAACTCCCCGGCGGAATCCAGGTGCGACGCTTGCTTCCAATCGAGTAATCTCAAGAAATGCTCGGCTTGTCAGGTTGTATACTACTGTTGCAGCTCATGCCAG TCTGAATGGAAGCTGCATCATCTGGAATGTGAAGCTCTCTCGAAGCTTCAGAAGGAGAGACGGATGGCCGTCACGCCGTCGATTCGTCTCATGCTCAAGCTCTACCTCCGTACCAAATTGCAAGCTGAGAAG ATCATTCCTTCTGCTGCTGTGGACAACTATAAGTTGGTGGAGGCGTTAGTTGCTC ACATGTCAGAGATTGATGAGAAGCAGCTGGTGTTGTATGCTCAGATGGCTAACCTTGTCAGCTTGATACTTCAGTGGCCCGATATTAATATAAAGGAGATTGCAGAAAACTTTTCCAAG CTTGCATGCAATGCACACACAATTTGTGACAGTGAATTGAGACCCCTGGGCACTGGGCTATATCCTGTCGTCTCCATTATTAACCACAG CTGCCTGCCCAATTCTGTTTTGTTATTCGAGGGACGATCTGCTGTTGTACGTGCTGTGCAGTATATACCCAAAGGTGCTGAG GTGTTGATAAGTTACATAGAAACTGCTGGAAGCACTATGACTCGGCAGAAGGCACTTAAAGAACAATACCATTTCACTTGTACATGTCCCCGCTGCATTAAAGTG GGTCAGTATGATGATATCCAAGAGAGTGCCAGTCTTGAAGGTTACCGATGCAAGGATAAGGGATGCAGTGGCTTTTTGATTCGCCAACCTG ATGGTGATGGGTTCGTGTGCCAGCAATGTGGACTTGTTAGGAGCAAAGAAGAGATAAGGAAGATAGCAAGTGAACTAAAATCTTTGTCAGACAAGGCTCCTATATCTACATCCTCTTGCG ATTACCAGGAAGCTATATCTGGGCATAAGGCAATTGAGACACTGCAGAAGAAACTGTATCATCCGTTTTCAATCTCTTTGATGCAAACTTGGGAGAAGCTTTTAAAG ATTTCGATGGAGCTGGAAGACTGGAATGAAGCTTTAGCATATTGCAGATTGACCATTCCAGTGTATCAAA GAGTATATCTTGGTTGTCATCCTTTGCTTGGATTGCAATATTATACATGCGGGAAGCTCGAATG GTTACTAGGAGACACGGAGAACACTGTCAAATCCCTGACCAAGGCGGTAGATATACTGCGGATTACTCATGGGACAAGCACACCTTTCATGAAGGACCTATTGATGAGGCTGGAGGAAGCACGCGCTGAAGCTTCTTATAAACTTTCATCAGAAGAGTAG